From the genome of Salvia splendens isolate huo1 chromosome 7, SspV2, whole genome shotgun sequence:
ATGTTATTGTTAATTTGTTATGAGTACTTGTCAGCTGTTGTTCGATGATTTAGCTAAGGTACACTTTAACTACTCCATGTTTTTGCAAATTGCAAGTCATTTAGTACTTATTAAAATGGACCAAAACTTTGGAATAATTTTCAAACTTTAGTATATCTCACAATCTCTTGGCGAAATTGAGCTGTGATCGTGACACACGGTATTTAATTTGGTATGGGTCAAATGTCAATTCACTTCATTTATTTAGACAGTTATGGCTGGGGTCAGTTGCAGCTCAATTTGTGAAAACAAGATGTGATAAATTTTGGCAAGCAAATGAAGCAATCACACATGTTAAAGTGATATTGAAAATGTTAATTGGAGATTGAGATGGCAAACTGAAAGTCATAATTCAAGGCCCTCtacataaaaagaaaataaagtaggatcATCTTGAATTTTGTACAAAATTACACGTGGATTTTCTTGATGTTATGTACTCCATTAGTcagtttttcctttttcttatagaacattaaaaaaatagctTAAAATAATGCATTTTTTACTTGTGCAAATTGACTTCTTAGTTGACTAGTAAATACACAAACTCCGATTCATCTAAATTTTTTCCAAAACTATATATTCTCCCTTTCGAATCTAACATGGTAAAACTATACTCCATCcattcctaaaaatagaaacttttaaaaagatatgaattttaatgtaaaattgatatcGTAAgagtgaaatataaataaaaatgttttaATGGAAAATGTATCTCACTTCATTAACGAAAAAAAATAACCTAAAAAGTAAAGTTTATGACGAATGGtttaataatatactactagtatatgaCAATTCATTCTAAATTGTTTGCAGTGTGTACATTATATTTTCATTATTGCAGCAAAAAAAGACGATTCCATAGCCTTGACGGCCTCCACACTCCgacccgacatcatgtgaggaggtccaatcagggtacgcagtagcccgttaaggggggtcttaacccactggctgccagaagcccatctcccaaggccccACACTTGTGCATGAGatatggaagcaactacacgacagcagtgggATTTGAACCCAGACTTATTGCAGCCAGATCTGCCTTTCCGTTGCCGGCTGCTGCCCCTGCGGACGATTATATTTTCATTATGTGTGGGTAGCATGTGCATTAATATGTTTAAAACGTGCGTGTTTTGATTGAAGTGTGAGcattacatgtgttatgtgtggGTAGCATGTGTATTAGTATGTTTAAAACGTGTCTGTTTCGATTGAAGTGTGAGCATTATGTATGTGTATGTCCCGTGTGCGTGAGTATGCAATATTGTGTGTGTGCTCGCGTGCGCATAATGTGGGCTAGGAAGTACTCccaattatttgaaattttaattattttttatagtagaattcaaattgttgaatttagatgatttggatttggaattcAATTCCAAACTCAACAAAAATATCAAACTATCCTAATATTATTAGTAATTGTAAAAAAAACTTAAGGTTGTAAGAAATGTTATGCTATGCATCTTATTTGAATACTATTTGTGAGCACCGCCTTTGGTAATTAATGTTgataatatttgttttgttttgtatttttaatcttaaaaaatattactaatgTCATTACTTAAATAGATTACttaaatgtaaaaaatatataatatttataactgCAATTAAAtagataattttttaatttatttttatgaaatttgtaaattattgacactaataataaaatttatataatcaAAGTAAATAAAACATTAAAACATGCAACAAATCACCTAATATTATTGCTATAGAATTAATCTTTGTGGGGCTAAAATGGTCAAATCCTCCAAATGTATTCGACACTTGGTACAACATATTCGGCATTTCAAACTACGAACACACAGTTCACACACTTTAACAGAGTCGAAGAGTTCACAGCGAAGGCGAAAACTGCATTTCGCGTGATTCAAGCTCATCAGGTTTCGCCGCAGCTGATTCCAGTCGATTATAATTTTGATTCTCTTTAACAATTCGTGCATGCTGTTCCTGTAATTTCTCGTAGAACTGCGAATtgttaaattttctatttactTTTTGTTTAATTCCTCGATTGGATCGCAATTAAATTTCTCTCTTGTTCATGATTATACATTCTCAGGGAAAATTTCGCCGCATAAACCCTAAATTCAGCTTCTTTTTTCCGTTGGTAATTGTAATTTATCGCCTCCTAGAATGAAATGCTGCTTCTTTTTCTTAATTAGGTATTTTAGATAAAACTGTTGTTAGTGACGCTGAATATAGTGTGAGCTTAACTCGATAAAACTCAAGGCTGTTTGCGTCCTAAATGAGCTCTTTGTGTTTGGGCATTTCAATTGTTGTTCATATGGATTATACATTTGTTGTCAAAACCTTTAATGTAAACTACACTTGCGTCTCAATGGAAATGAAAATGTGGAAGGAAAGAAATAGAAGGAAATATAGCATATCTATGAGGATACTAAACCAATGCCTGCACTTTGCTTCTTCCATAGAACTTAGCTCAAACAAGCTTATTGAATAATCCAAATGACACTATCAAGAAGCTTGGTCTTGCTGCAAGCGTGACGATTTGGGGATTTTCAACTCGAGTAAAATGCAGTTAGGATCCTCATTCAACTCTAAATTGTTAGCTTTTAGGAGGATGCAGCTGAAGTACTAGTACATTATTGCTCAAAGTTCTTCCTCATTGCAGCACGGCTGAAGATAGTCTGTCCATGCTTTGCTTTACTCAGAACTAAAATTTCTAAACCTAGGAACAAAAGTTCTTGGTGCTCCCTTTTTTTCTTAATATATGTATTCCTTTCGTTTAATGGACTAATCAGTTGCAGTTTAATCTTGCCAGCACACCACTCTTTCCTTCTTTGTCTTCTTAAACCACAGTTTTCTTCAGATAGAAACATCACAGTTTTGATTATGCTTGCTTAGTCTTTCACTACTATGCTTTTATTTCCAGAAATGGTAGATAATTAAAAACTCATTCTTTATTCATGGTAGGTGGCACCAAAGGAAGATGTATCTCAAGTCAAATTTGTCATGGAATGTTTTGATTCCTGCTGAGAGCCTCGATGCAGGAGGTCTAATGCTTCAAAAAGCTATAATCACTCGCCTCATGGCTGATTTTGCAGCCAAGAAGGCTACTAAGGACCTTGGCTATTTCCTTGCATTGAGCACAGTGGGGAAGATTGGAGAGGGGAAGGTCCGGAAGCAGTCAGGTGATGTTATCTTTCCTGTAGATTTCAGCTGCATAACCTTCAAGGTACTGCCGGGTGAAATCTTGGAAGGCGTTGTCCACAAAATCCTAAAGCCGGGTGTGTTCCTGAGGTGTGGACCGGTCGAGACCATCTTTCTCTCCCACCAGAAAATGGATGACTACCAATTTGTGCCTGGGGAAAACCCCTACTTCATGAATGGTAAGTCCTCAAAGATCGAGAAGGGCGTGGTGCTGCGGTTCCTGGTGATCGGAGAGAAGTTTATCGAGATTGAGAAAGATTTTCGAGTTGTAGGCAGCCTCGAGGGAGACTACCTTGGGCCTGTTTCTTAGTAAGTCAAGTGCGGGAAACTTGGTATTTTCTGACCTAAGACATGTTAGTATATGTGAAGTTTGTGCAGTTTAGCATTTGATGATATGCTTAAGATTTTTTTTGGACCTTAACTAATGACTAACTAGTCTTAGATTTGCAGTTTGGAATGGAACTCTGTTGATGGGGGATATGTAGTATGGTCTCctgttttatttcttgattgttcaTGTCATGTCATGTCATGTCATGTCAAATTGCAAATCAATCTTTTTATTCTATATTTTGTACTTAAAGTGATGAATTTTGATACCATGAGTATTTTAGCCAAAACTATACTCCTAAGTCCTACCCATTGTTGATAGGGTTAATTGCCTATAAAATTATTACTACGAAATTTGGGTCAATTTTTAGTATACTACACgttctttttaaaatttgaatgataAATCACACAGTTTCAAAAGTTCTTAATCATCTTACCATAACTTTTTCGGGGGCAAAATTGATGCTAAAATAGTACTCACGTGTAAAGAAATTTGGTGATATCAATGAACAATGATAGTGTCTTAATGTAATAACGATTAAATGATTTTGTTTTGAACCTAAGAAACTAACATAAAAAGAATAAACAAATTTggtcaaataaaataattgataacTTTTGAAACTTAGTAACttgttatttaaattttgaaaaataaaagatgaaCTCTACTTCTTTGTATagatttcataatttttttagaattaagCCAATTAACAATCTAGTGGTGAATTAAGAAATGGTGGCAAGTAATCGTCACTATTTCGGCGAAGGTGCATACACGCTTTCTTCTACGCGCGTAGGATCTTTGGATTCTTTGTTTCTCTACATCCACTAGATATGCGGTTCCTCCTTTGTTTCTTCACGCCTTGAACCGAACGTGTCGGTGGCACAAGCACGAACTTCACTATCATATTTTTCtcaactttttatatttttaaatgcaattctgatttttatataaatatccaCTTTAAATAAGAAGAGCTTTTTATGTATTAATTCCAATTATTTACCGGCATATTTATACTGTTTTACATTTCGATGCATGTGAATAATGTGCACTAGGTGCGTGGACGAAAAATGGGCTTGTTTTgccttattttaaaatatttctaAAGAGTTTATAAATTGTAGAATAAGAGATTGTAAGTCATGAAGATTGTGAAAAGATAAATTAaggaattatttttataatgatTGTATAAGTtgttgaagtttttttttatgctGATGTTTAGAAGCTtattgatgaatccgcgaatttctgatgtttgtaaatgctggtagaagataaagactacgacacaaagaatttacgtggttcgatttactgaagtaaatctacgtccacgggaagaagggagggcaagattgtattgcttgatctgggattgcAGCTTACAACaaagacttgctatatgatcttttatctctagagttaGTAAATCCtggtctatcagatctaagttctatttatatattgaactgagatcgtggcttgcatcaccaccctaagtcgtggaggtcatggaggtcatgagatcctgcatggccactaactaggcagtggcttacatcatcagtaattatgtcgtggatgtcgtggaggtcatgagagcctgcatgggtccaccactagatagatcgtgtagtggaggtcgtggctcccagttcggtattgccgagcagcttttgccgatgctgagaccgaactgctgaactattgccgagcagctttgtagagcttgattggtcggcttttaccgagctataggctggggccgaactctttggtaacgccgaactgatactctttcttgggctttaggctgatgggcttgtttagtacatactccatcactaccccccccgaaaagcgaagtgaaccacttcggcgaagcgagtcacttcagcattctggataaaggtacggggtaagttgatgtttgtcctcggtcttatgaagtaaactcttctttgaccggacttggtttgtgtcctaatttggcgagttttatcgcgtggatcggactttcccttgtcctaattcaggcaagttttatcgcgtgaatcggacttttgttgcagttcgtttcagacgaagtgcttgattcttaagctgaattgtggtcttgtatcctctttagaagcttggacttcacaatcgttggcttattgcagttcatttcagacgaactgcttgtttaagctgaattgtggtcttgtatcctctttagaagctttgactcacaatcgttagcttatatatgttctaaaaaggggatcagccttcgaagaacaagatacctcagcaacatttgtaagagacgacacgcacatagacagacaaaacgcacatagacaaaacgcacatagacaaaaagaccaagcaaaccaaagaaagcacattgaccgaacaggactcaagactgactgactgaccggactgtctcttacaaatggaacttcttgaggttggaaatgtgccatgttcggggtacctgttctcctgacatgtgagccaatttgtaagaccctttgccgaggacttctgatacccgatacggaccttcccatgtgggttcgagtttgcccagcttttctgctcggcttacttcgttgtttctcaagacgagatctcccacttgaaattgcagctttttcaccctttggttataataccgggctacttgctccttgtacttggctgcttttatgcatgccaattctcttctttcttcggcaagatctagctcggctctcagtccgtcgtcattcatttctgctgagaaatttagagttcggggactgggtatgccgatctccaccggaatcacggcttcagtgccgtacacaagactgtacggagtttcaccgttggaggttgtgggtgtagttcggtaggaccataggacttgagggagattttctacccattgtcctttggcttgttctaaccgagcttttaaccctttcaccaggatacgatttgttacctccgtttgtccgtttgcttgtggatgagagaccgaagtgaaccgctgttgaatattcagctcttggcaccaattcttgaacgtcttgtcggtgaattgagtcccgttatccgagatgaggatgtggggtatgccaaatcggcacactatgttcttccagacgaaatccaatgccttcgagctcgttatcgtagctaatggttcagcttccacccacttcgtaaagtagtccacggcaacgattaggaattttatttgccgaggagcttgtggtagtggtcctactatgtctataccccattgcataaaaggccaagggctttgcatagtggataaatcggtctgcggcatccttgggatatttgcatggacttggcacttcgggcatgtcttgacgagctgcactgcttcttgtaccaaggttggccaataatatccccatcttagaacttttttagctaaagctctagctccgatgtggctgccgcacgatccttcatgaacttctctgaggatgtagtccgtctcttctggccctatacatcgtaataacggctgaaggtaggactttctgtataagactcctccatgaagttcgtaccgaagtgctcggcatgtgattttccgagcttctctcttatcctcgggcagttgtccttgatccagatactgtaagatcggcgtcatccagttcggcgagctggttgctgaatgtacctcagcttcatcaatgcttcgatgcatcaattcctccacctttgagctcggacatgcggctaacttacttaaagtatctgctcggctgttttctgctctgggaatgcggattatccgaaaataagagaaacttcggctaatgctttgcgctttgtctaaatatttcctcatcctctcatcacgggcttcacttgtacccaacatgtgattcactatgacttgtgaatcacaatggattttgagagacttgatacatagactttgcgctagctggagtccggcaaggagggcttcgtattcggcttcgttattagtggttgggaatgagaaccgaagtgaataggttacctcgtgtccatcgggagcgataagcagaataccagctccacttcccgttttattcgaagctccatctacgaatccgctccagcagtccggcggctcttcttcggattccaagggctgtgctagttcggcattggcagaatttttctgttcggcaatgacagggattgcttgatcgaacttggcctctgcaagaaaatctgccaaggcttgtcccttgatggctttccgaggtaggtactcgattgagtgttctcccagctctatggcccatttggcgattctgcctgatgcttctggcttggtcaaaacttgccgaagaggcagatcggttaagacgcataccttgtgagcatagaagtatggccgcagtctccttgctgcatttactaacgccagagcaattttttccagaggttgataccttgtttctggacctcttaatgctcggcttgtaaagtagatgggaaactgctttaggccttcttctcgtacaagcaccgcgctaatggtttgatcggatgccgctaagtataagaaaatcacttcggcatctgttggagcagagagaattggaagctcggctaaataacttttgagctcgtcaaaagcctttttctgctcggctccccactcaaactttggtgccttttttaacactttgaagaacggcagttgcttttcggctgcttgggaaaggaatctattcaatgcggctagacatccagttagtctttgcacatcgtgtatggacttcggcatcgccatgttctgaataacctgaacttttgagggatttgccttgagtccgtcctttgaaacccaacaacccagaaattttcccgaatctaccaaaaaggtacatttttgggggttgagtttgaggttggcttttcggagcacgtcgagagtggatttgaggttgtcttcgtactccgaagtgcttttgcttttgacaactatgtcgtcgacatacacttcaacctgttttccgattaggtgccgaaaaagcttgtctaccatcctttgataagtggctccggcattctttaaaccgaatggcatctttttataagcgaaaatgccgaaatcggtaatgaaagctgttttcggagcgtcactctcatccatcaacacttggtgatatcctttgtataaatcaagaaaacagaaaatttcgaagccgatcaaagcttctacttttttatctatattcggaaggggatagcaatctttaggacagtgcttgtttagatcggtaaaatctatgcacatccgccatcctcctccttttttcttgatcatcacaggattggccacccaagaaggatatttcacctcgaatagtacatccgcttttagtaattggcggacttcgtcatggatgacttggcttctttctgccgcaaagagtctttgcttctgttttactggccggattgaaggatcaatatttaaccgatgagtgattacctcggggggcactccggtcatgtccaacgaagaccatgcaaagacatctttgtactccttgaggagctgaatggtcttttcccggagtagaggcgttcctgtgaagccgatcttgaccgttctggatggatcatcttcgtataactgaacggtcattgagttcggctctgaagtgacttcggtcatctcgcttgcctctgactccggttgctgtgattgctatgcttgatggtgccgaactgattgctcggcacttttaagcgcaatctgcagacattcttttgctctcttttgatcacctcggatgaccgctatcccacctttagtggggatcttgatggtgaggtgataagtagagcaaacggcccgaactgtgttgagccagtctctccccaggatgatgttgtacggggaccgagctttcaccacaaagaactcgatcatcgtattggagcttgtaggcgcttttcccaccgtgatcggaaggctgataataccttcagggcgggtgtcctcctgggcgaaacttttcagaggaagtggagccgggctgagccgagctggatccacttccattttatcgaaacattctttaaaaagaacgctgactgacgctcctgtatccacaaatactctgtggatcagtttgtttgccactccggcttgaatgacaatagcgtcttggtgaggagagatggctgggacgggatcggcatctgaaaatgtaatcacttcgtctttcttcagccttttatgtgtcggctcctcttgattggaacctctgcgttctgcttttagggacgacttagtcttcccggcagggagagcatcaatagtctggattactccatcatattgcggctcgtcgtcgtcttcgggatcttcatgccttttcggatcctgaggattgcagttcgcacctctctgctttttgttctttttcggctgcttgctttggtatttttttaacgttcctgttttcacaagaacatcaatacctgcagccaaatttcggcactcctcggtatcgtgaccgtgggcttgatggaaggagcaatattgatcctgaggtcgccgcgcggctgatttcgtcatccgctttggtttttcgaacatatcggaatgtagttcgaaaatttccgttcttgacttgtttaatggtacgaactgagcgggcggcttctcaggattgagacgtggccccaatctgccttgtaccggtgccctttgaattctttcaaaaggagttcggcgaggaagcacctggccgctttgatcgggcttctttttctcttctcgggatgagctgtctaaagaccgttttcgacagtctgcctcatccgcacgggaaaactggtccgcaatgtcccacatttcttgagctgtttgcggaccgcactccacgagctttctgtagagagctccgggcaggattccattttggaatgccgaaatgacaagtagatcattgagattatctacttgtaggcattccttatggaatctcgtcaggaagtcgctgatcttttcgtcgcgaccttgacgtatagaaagcagctgagccgaagtaattcgggcttccgctttctgaaagaacctcctatggaaagcatccattagatctcggtaggatctaatgctgccttgaggaaggctgtcgaaccaccttctggcgttcccgatgagcagctcggggaaca
Proteins encoded in this window:
- the LOC121810936 gene encoding DNA-directed RNA polymerase V subunit 7-like encodes the protein MYLKSNLSWNVLIPAESLDAGGLMLQKAIITRLMADFAAKKATKDLGYFLALSTVGKIGEGKVRKQSGDVIFPVDFSCITFKVLPGEILEGVVHKILKPGVFLRCGPVETIFLSHQKMDDYQFVPGENPYFMNGKSSKIEKGVVLRFLVIGEKFIEIEKDFRVVGSLEGDYLGPVS